The following are encoded in a window of Jeotgalibacillus aurantiacus genomic DNA:
- a CDS encoding class I adenylate-forming enzyme family protein has product MNVIRLLFPAGWFYLLVSVINHGVNLLALLSFSAKRFKQKTALIHHGIEISYLKLYRDSLALSHVLNGHYQITKGKKVALIGRNSNEMAKSIFAVSGTGADLYLLHADAGEKQLHQYIREHAFDLVLYDSSVVNVNSGTSLELSVIEDLIVESDVNRENPHSAAGRIILLTGGTTGRPKKITHQPSIINFLPPFFTMIKRLKILNYKTAYIPTPLYHGYGFAILLLFIALGKKIVLGSRFDAQEACKLIRKYEVDFMPAVPLIIERLINEDAEALRSLCCIASGSSELKPHLAEEVLNRLGPVLYNLYGTSEAGLNLIATPDDLKYSSKTIGRAIPGTSIKVVGENQDEVLAGESGQILIKNKWSMKSADEWIKTGDIGYVDHNGYYFLYGRTDDMIVSGGINVYPQELTSMLEQHPSVLKSEVTGIADHEFGQRLAAWIILKQDAVLTDQELMEWLRKRVARYQMPKGIMIVEEFPYTPIGKVDRAALKKILS; this is encoded by the coding sequence ATGAACGTGATCAGACTGTTGTTTCCTGCAGGGTGGTTTTATTTATTGGTGTCTGTTATAAATCATGGGGTCAATCTGCTCGCACTGTTATCCTTTTCGGCAAAACGATTTAAACAAAAGACTGCGTTGATCCATCATGGCATCGAAATTTCATACCTGAAGCTCTATCGTGATTCACTGGCCCTAAGCCATGTATTGAACGGACATTATCAGATCACAAAGGGTAAAAAAGTTGCTTTAATAGGAAGAAATTCAAATGAGATGGCGAAGTCCATTTTTGCCGTTTCAGGTACTGGAGCGGATTTGTATTTATTGCATGCTGATGCGGGTGAGAAACAGCTGCACCAATATATTCGAGAGCATGCTTTTGACCTTGTTTTATACGATTCTTCTGTTGTAAATGTGAATAGTGGGACGAGCCTTGAGTTATCAGTGATTGAGGATTTGATTGTAGAATCAGATGTGAATCGGGAAAATCCGCACTCAGCTGCGGGCAGGATCATCCTTCTCACAGGTGGCACAACAGGAAGACCGAAGAAGATCACCCATCAGCCATCCATTATTAATTTCCTGCCACCGTTTTTTACGATGATCAAACGGCTCAAAATACTTAACTATAAAACGGCATACATTCCGACGCCGTTATATCACGGTTATGGATTTGCTATATTACTATTGTTTATCGCGCTCGGGAAAAAGATCGTGTTAGGCAGCAGATTCGACGCACAGGAAGCCTGTAAATTGATACGGAAATACGAGGTTGATTTTATGCCGGCCGTGCCATTGATTATTGAACGACTGATAAACGAGGACGCGGAGGCTTTGCGGTCATTGTGCTGTATTGCTTCGGGAAGTTCGGAGTTAAAACCGCATTTGGCTGAAGAAGTTTTAAATCGTTTAGGACCGGTTTTGTATAATCTGTACGGAACATCTGAAGCGGGATTGAATCTGATTGCCACTCCGGACGATCTTAAATATTCAAGCAAAACAATTGGCCGTGCGATTCCGGGAACGAGTATTAAAGTAGTGGGTGAGAATCAAGATGAAGTGTTAGCTGGAGAATCAGGACAGATATTAATAAAAAATAAATGGTCCATGAAGTCTGCGGATGAATGGATCAAAACGGGTGACATAGGCTACGTTGATCATAACGGCTATTATTTTTTGTATGGGCGAACAGACGACATGATCGTGTCAGGCGGGATTAACGTTTATCCTCAAGAATTAACAAGCATGTTGGAGCAGCACCCATCTGTTTTAAAATCAGAGGTAACCGGCATTGCCGATCATGAATTTGGTCAACGTTTAGCGGCCTGGATAATATTGAAGCAGGATGCAGTGTTGACTGATCAGGAGCTAATGGAGTGGCTCAGGAAAAGGGTTGCCCGTTACCAGATGCCTAAAGGGATTATGATAGTTGAGGAATTTCCGTATACGCCGATTGGGAAGGTGGACAGGGCGGCATTAAAGAAAATCCTTTCATAA
- a CDS encoding SDR family NAD(P)-dependent oxidoreductase — MITGASSGIGEQTATLFAGAEVHLILIARREAKLQAIKKDLMTTGAHVTIMAADLRVDAELNKVTHELLQLERLDVLISNAGLSINRSLEASQDRFHDFTRTMAINYFTPVKLVLELMPLLAKSNGHIINVSTINAILSPLSGWAAYQSSKGAFDTWFRSSEIELNRLGIRTSTAYFPLVRTPMIEPTVSYRNTPAMHAEHAAEIIGSLIIRNKKIYKPWWVLSGQFASVFIRQWGRHGA, encoded by the coding sequence GTGATCACTGGAGCGAGTTCCGGGATTGGCGAACAGACAGCCACTCTTTTTGCGGGGGCGGAGGTACATCTTATTTTAATTGCCAGACGTGAAGCCAAACTTCAAGCCATCAAAAAGGATTTAATGACAACAGGGGCACACGTGACAATCATGGCTGCGGATTTAAGAGTTGACGCTGAGTTGAATAAGGTCACACACGAACTTTTGCAGCTTGAGCGGCTTGACGTGCTGATCAGTAATGCCGGTTTGTCGATTAACCGGTCGCTTGAAGCATCACAGGATCGCTTCCATGACTTTACCCGGACGATGGCAATTAATTATTTCACGCCGGTGAAGCTCGTGTTGGAGCTGATGCCGCTGTTGGCAAAATCAAACGGACATATCATAAATGTTTCTACCATAAATGCGATCCTGTCTCCTTTATCGGGTTGGGCAGCATATCAATCCTCCAAAGGGGCCTTTGATACCTGGTTCAGATCTTCAGAAATAGAATTGAATAGACTGGGCATCCGGACGTCGACAGCCTATTTTCCTCTAGTCAGAACACCGATGATAGAGCCGACTGTCTCCTACCGGAATACGCCCGCCATGCATGCTGAGCACGCAGCTGAAATCATTGGCAGCCTCATCATTCGCAATAAAAAAATATACAAGCCGTGGTGGGTCCTTTCCGGTCAGTTTGCTTCGGTATTTATTCGGCAGTGGGGGAGGCATGGAGCATGA
- a CDS encoding HPr family phosphocarrier protein, which produces MKKQEVTVGLKTGLQARPAALFVQEATKFQSDVFIEKDGKKVNAKSIMGLMSLALGTGTSFVLITEGPDEDAALQTLASYVEEEK; this is translated from the coding sequence ATGAAAAAACAGGAAGTAACAGTAGGATTAAAAACAGGACTGCAGGCGAGGCCTGCTGCCCTGTTTGTACAGGAAGCAACAAAATTTCAGTCAGATGTATTTATTGAAAAGGATGGCAAAAAGGTCAACGCAAAAAGCATCATGGGCCTCATGAGTCTGGCACTCGGAACAGGTACAAGCTTTGTGTTAATCACAGAAGGACCTGATGAAGACGCAGCACTGCAAACGCTTGCATCGTATGTGGAAGAAGAGAAGTAA